The genomic region CCGACATCACCGACGCCCTGCAGCGCAACGGCGCGCAGCCGGATCTGGCCGTGTCGGTGTACGGCTACACCTCCGATTTCCGGGGCACGTACTATCCGGCTTTGAAGGCGGCCGGCAAGAAAACGGCCTGCTGCGACACCGAAATTCCCTACTACATCTGGGTGCTGGGGCCGGCGGCGGCCGTGCGGCAGTTTGATGCTGCGTTGCTGGAGCAGCAGCCGGCCAAGCAGGCCCACTTCGGCGTCACGTATCCGCGGCCGGCGTATTCGCTGCTGAGCAAGTTCCAGAACAAGGGCAGCTGGTACTACGGCGACGCTGGGGCCAGCAAGCGCACCGCCGACGCCTACCGCGTGGTGGCGGTATCGGAAGCCTCGGCGCAGCAGCCCGTGGAGTTTGTGGTGGGCCTGAACCTGGGCCAGCTGCCCGGCCAGTACCGCGACGTGGCCTACCTCAAGCAGAACCTGACGCTGCAGGGTGTGGACACCGACGCCAAGCTGCTCGACGTGCAAGCGGCTTCGGCCCAGACCAAGGCCAGCAGCGGCCCGGAAAGCAAGTTCACGCATTTCGCCAAAATCCGCCTCACGAAAGCACCCAAAGCAGCCCGCCCGCTGGTGCTGCGCCTCCAGGACCAGCGCCCCGCCTGGGTGGCCCAGTGGACCACCCGCAACGACGGCACGCCCGCGCCCAAAACCTTCGCCCTGAGCTCCCTGCTCGACGGCCTGGAGCCGCAGTCGGCCGGGGAGAAGCGCCCGGTGTTCGAGCTGCCCCTGACCGTACAGCCTGCCGAGTAGTAACGCGAAGTTTTACTTCGCGTATCGTTGAACGACATCCGCAGCCACCTCTGGCACGATAGTCGTTCAACGGCAGCCCACGTGCGTAAAAGCAGAAGCTTGACGTTAGTCACAATTTCGTACCCGTAGTATCGTTCCACCACTCGCGAAGTGAAACTTCGCGTTACTTCCATCTATGAAAGCACTCTTCCGCTTCCTCTACGAGCTCATCGGCGCCCCCAAACCACCCGCCGACACCCCCGTGTACCGCGACGTTATCTTCCCTAACCTGGGGCTGCTGAATCTGGGAATTTCGCTTGGGTTAGTGGTGGTTTTCTACCTGCTCATCAACCGGGCCATGGGCGTGGCCACCTTCAATAAGGGCCGGCATTGGGCCATCTTTCTGGGGCTGAATGCGCTGCTGGCCTTCATCGTCACCATCTGGCAAACCAACGCCCAGCAGGTCACCGACCACAGCTACATCTACTGGCTGGCCACCTGGAACGCCATTCTGGGCATGTTCTGGTTTTTCCTGTTCTCCGTGCTGCTCAAACGCGCCTCCACCAACGCCAGCACGACACCGTTTTAGTATTGAGTACTGGGTATTGAGTTGGCAACTAACCAACGGTGCTGTAAGCTCAATCCCGATTCTAGCTACTCAATACATAATACTCACTACTCCTCATGGCTAAACTCTTTTTATTCGGCATTGGCGGCACGGGTTCCCGCGTGATTCGCTCGCTCACGATGCTGCTGGCGGCGGGCGTGGAGCTGCCCAACTGCGACCGGGTGGTGCCCATCATCATCGACCCCGACGCGCACAACGGCGACATGAACCGCACGGTGCAGCTGCTGCAGAGCTACCAGCAGATCTACAAGCGCCTCGGCCCCCGCGAAGAAGGCTTCTTCAAGACCGATATCAGCACGCTGAGCGGCATTTCGCAGGACGTGAACGGCTCGGTGAAGGATACCTTCATCTTCGACTTCGGCGGTATCAACCAGAGCTTCCGGCAATACCTGAGCTACGATGGTCTGAGTGTGGACTCGAAAGGGCTGGTGGATTTGCTGTTCACGCAGGACAACCTGGAAAGCCCTCTCACCATCGGTTTTCGTGGCTCGCCCAACGTGGGCAGCATCGTGCTGAACAAGCTGGTGGAAAGCCCGGAAATGCGGTTTTTCGCCGATAACTTCCAGGATGGAGACCGGGTGTTTTTCGTGTCGAGCATCTTCGGTGGCACGGGCGCGGCGGGTTTCCCGCTGATGCTCAAGAACTTGAAGGACTCGAATACCCGCCTCAGCAACGCCCGCTACCTGCGCGACGCGCCCACCGGCGCCGTGACGGTAATGCCCTATTTTGCGTTGCAGAGCGAGGACAACGCCGTCATCGACTCCAACAACTTCCTCACCAAAACCAAGGCGGCGCTCAGCTACTACGAGCACAACCTGCAGGGCCTCGACGCGCTGTACTACCTCGCCGACACGCCCGACACGCCCTACGAAAACCAGCCCGGCGGCACCCAGCAGAAGAACAAGGCCCACGTGATTGAGCTGCTGGCGGCCCTGAGCATCGTGGATTTCATGCGCTACTCGCCCGCCGAGCTGCGCACCGGCGGCCCGCACTTCCACGAGTATGGCCTACAGACCGACGCGCCGGAAATCCAGTTCAGCCACCTGCCCGATGAGTCGCGCGAAATCATTGCCAAGCAGCTCACGCAGTTCCTGTACTTCACGCGCTACCACAAGCAGCACCTGCCCACCGACAAAGCGCCCTACGCCGACAACCTGAAGCTGGACTACGCCATGCGCAACGAACCCATCTTCCGGGAGCTGAACACCTTCCTGCATAGCCAGGACATGGGCGTGGATCAGTGGCTGCAGGAGTTGGCCCAGAACCGCCGCGCCTTCCGTCCCTTCGATCTGCAGACCGACGATTTCAACGCCATGATCTTGGGCAAGCCGGTGGAAAAGAAGTGGAACGACTTCTTCAACAAAGGCCTCAGCCACAACTACCTGCTCGACAACCTCAACAAAACCGAGAAGTCCATCCAGGAACCCGACAACTTCCGCAAGCTGCTGGAGCTGTTCTATGATGTGACGGATAAGGCGTTTGAGGAGAAGGTGAAGGTGGTGTAACCCCACGCGGCCCGGCCGTCCCAGGCGTCCCAGGGTTGAAACCCTGGGCTAGTCAGCGGGAGAACGATTATTCATTCAACAATGCTCCGTAGCCCAGGGCTTCAGCCCTGGGATTTGGGGCCATCTGAACGAAACGCATGAGCCACGTTTTTCAGTCGTTGTGGGTGCATGTTACGTGGGCTACCAAAAACCGGCAGCCTTGGCTCACGGCGGAACTGAAACCAGTGCTGTTTACTCAGATCCGGCACATTGCAGAAACCGGCAGCATCCACCTCAACTTCCTGAACGGCGTTCATGACCATGTGCACTGCCTGCTTTCGTTGCGCACTACTGACCGGCTGGATTTGGTGATGCAACAGCTCAAGGGCAAAAGTGCACACTGGGTAAATGAGCAGGGCCTGACGGATTTCACCTTTGGCTGGCAGAACGGCTACGGCGCGTTTTCCGTCAGTCCGTCGTACTTGGAGCGGGTGCGTAACTACATCCGTAACCAGGAAAAGCACCATCAAGAGCAGGATTACTGGCAGGAAATGGAAATGCTGGAAAAGATGGCGCGAGTGCCATGACGTGCAGGCGGCGCGGATGACGCGGATGACGCGGATGACGCGGGCTTCCCAGGGCTGAAGCCCTGGGCTAGTCAGCGGAAACCGAACAACCCACTCCGTAGCCCAGGGCTTCAGCCCTGGGACGCCCGCGCCGCCCGCCCGCATCCAGCACCACTCCGCCAACCAAGAACAGAACCGCTAACTAGCCCAGGGTTTCAACCCTGGGAACCCCGGAAAACGATATGGCCAAAGTCCTTCGCTTACATAACAACGGCTCCCAGCAGGTGCAGGGCTGGCAGAAAACCGCCCCCGTCACCAGCACCGAAATCAACACCGTGACCGACCCGGCGGGCGGCAAGTCGCGCAACCTGGCCGTGAGCATCCCGACGCCGTTTGCGCGCATGCATTTGTTCGAGACGGCCTTCGACTTTCTGGCCCGGGAGGGTAAAAACAACCCGGGGTCGGTGTACCACGAGCTGACGACCCACTTCTGGGATTTGCTGGAACTGCTCTACAACTACCACCTCTACACCCAGGCCGGCCGCAAAATCACGCTGCGCCGTTGGAATGCCGAGGCCGAAATCCGCCGGATGCGGCAGGATGAGGGCACGCGCCTGCTGGGCGAAACCCTGCAGCTATATATGCAGGACGAGCGGTTCCGCGACTTCTCCGACATGTATTTGGTGTACTATGAGTCGCCGGAGCTGGCGGGCGGCACGCGCCTGCTGGGCGGCACCTCGCCGCTGACCATCCTGTTCACCGGCCCCGCCGTGACGCCCCTGGACCTGGAGCGGCCCCAGGCCCGCGGCCACTACTTCGACCAGCAGACCGTGCTGCTCGAAGACCGCGACCCGCAGTTCCGGGAGTTTGTGTACGAGCTGTTTCTGGCCTACCCGCAGCTGCAGCGCCGCGAGTTTGCCGGCAGCGTATACGCGGGCTTCGACCGCTCGAAAATCAACCAGCTCCAGATGCAGGGCGACCGGAGCGCCCAGCAGTTTGCCGCCCGCTACCCGGCCCTGGCCGACGTGCAGGGCAACCTGGTGAGCGTGAAAGGCGTGCCATTGCCAGGCCGCGCCGACCAGTCGGCCGTGACCAGCTCCGACCTGTTTATCCAGCCCACCCGCGAATCGACGACGGGCCGGCCGCGCCCCTTGGTGCTGCGCCCGAACCTGACGATGCCCGGTGCCAACTACCTCAACGGCCAGCCCTGGGACGACCGCACGCCGGTGCCGTACTACGACGAAGTAGCGTTGGAAAGCCGCGTGCTGCCCGGCAAAGGCTTCAAATACCCCTACCTGACCGTGGGCGACCTGCTGGAAGACTCCCTGGTGGAGCTGCCTTACGAGCTGAACACCCAGCGCTTCCACACCGGCAAAGTCACGTTCCAGTACGGGGCCGATGGCCAGGGCCGGGCGCGCTTCCCCTACCTGCTGCCGCTGAAACAGGCGTTTTTCGAGTATTTCACCGAGAACGAGCTGGCCGAGCTGCTCACCTTCACCATCGACCTGAGCCACGTGCGCGTGCAGCTGCGGGTGCCGGTGCAGGCGGGCCGCTTCATCACCTTCGAGCGCAGCTACTACCATAATCCGCAAAACCCCAAGGATGCCCAGGGCCGCGAGATTCTGGAGAAGGGCCGCATTGTGAAAGCCGCCGTGGGCGTGGGCGTGTTTCCCTTCTACAAGGTGCACTACCAGCCCGAGTACAACGACCTCTACAAGGTGATGCTGGTGGACGCCGACAACGCGCCCACCATGCTCAACCGCCGTTATGACCTCACGTTCTTCGTGAACGGGGAGCGAATCACGGAGCAAGGAGCCGCCCGCCGCGCCACCCGCTACGAGCGCACCCAGAAAAGCATGGCCACCGCCGGCAGCACCTACTACGAAGTTACCGGCACCCATTTCGACCTCGCTGAGCTGACCTGCCCGCCCGCCACCATCGGCGCCGAGCCGGCCCGGGGCCTGTTCGTGCCGCGCTGGCGCGAGCTGGACCGGGGCACCCGTCGCTTCACTTTCGCGGTGGACTTTGGCACCACCAACA from Hymenobacter canadensis harbors:
- the tnpA gene encoding IS200/IS605 family transposase, which gives rise to MSHVFQSLWVHVTWATKNRQPWLTAELKPVLFTQIRHIAETGSIHLNFLNGVHDHVHCLLSLRTTDRLDLVMQQLKGKSAHWVNEQGLTDFTFGWQNGYGAFSVSPSYLERVRNYIRNQEKHHQEQDYWQEMEMLEKMARVP